From Spirosoma aerolatum, one genomic window encodes:
- a CDS encoding RagB/SusD family nutrient uptake outer membrane protein, whose translation MNRILYLLTFLSGLLVTVGCQSNLEEVPLSFLSESNSFNNAADATTAINAVYDRAKAIYQMPMIILGDLSGEDLWVRSDGDPVANEIDQFKYTASTNYFDSFYTSSYVTIDRANRVIENVPKIQMDTKLRDQIVGEAKFLRALHYFNLVQAFGDVPLVVKTTTDVVNVKIPRDPTDKVYQQIIQDLQDAEKVLPVSYTAAGEIGRATVGAAKSILAKVYLTRKDWTNAAAKAKEVIDAKTYSLVPDYKDVFTPEKENGPEHIFSIQFSCIQPKYGSSMASNFAIYFSYPINLTGGSFQVTDSYANSFVAGDYRKQVAVITQKTLADGTVVQSRTGPHLDKYWDYNACGSSSARNNFLVIRYADVLLMYAEALNELNGPSAEAYNAINLVRARARKGASTGPQDLAGLTQAQFRDAVLQERSWELAGEGHRRWDLLRTGKLLAAAQKQGYAVTDKYLLFPIPTFERDANPALTQNPGF comes from the coding sequence ATGAACCGAATCCTATATCTACTCACCTTTCTAAGCGGCCTGCTGGTTACGGTTGGTTGCCAAAGCAATCTGGAAGAAGTTCCACTTAGTTTTTTGAGTGAGTCCAATTCATTTAACAATGCAGCCGATGCGACTACGGCTATCAACGCTGTTTACGACCGGGCCAAGGCCATTTACCAGATGCCCATGATCATCCTGGGCGATTTAAGCGGAGAAGACCTCTGGGTCCGCAGCGATGGCGATCCGGTCGCTAACGAAATCGACCAGTTCAAATACACGGCTTCTACCAATTATTTCGATAGCTTTTATACCAGTTCCTACGTTACCATCGACCGGGCTAATCGGGTGATCGAAAACGTGCCCAAAATCCAGATGGACACGAAGTTGCGGGATCAGATTGTGGGTGAAGCCAAGTTTCTCCGGGCGTTGCATTACTTCAATCTGGTTCAGGCGTTTGGCGATGTGCCGCTGGTGGTAAAAACAACAACCGATGTGGTCAACGTCAAAATTCCCCGCGACCCAACCGACAAGGTATACCAACAGATCATTCAGGATTTGCAGGATGCCGAAAAAGTATTGCCTGTCAGTTATACAGCCGCTGGCGAAATTGGCCGGGCTACCGTCGGAGCGGCTAAGTCGATCCTGGCCAAAGTGTACCTGACCCGTAAAGACTGGACCAATGCGGCTGCCAAAGCCAAAGAGGTAATCGACGCGAAAACCTACAGCCTGGTGCCGGATTACAAGGATGTGTTCACCCCGGAAAAAGAAAATGGACCAGAACACATTTTCTCGATTCAGTTTAGCTGTATCCAGCCTAAGTACGGCAGCTCGATGGCTTCAAATTTTGCCATTTATTTCAGCTATCCTATCAACCTGACAGGTGGTTCATTTCAGGTGACCGACTCGTACGCCAACTCGTTCGTAGCGGGTGATTACCGCAAACAGGTTGCCGTCATTACTCAGAAAACCCTGGCCGACGGTACGGTTGTGCAGTCGCGTACGGGTCCACACCTCGATAAATATTGGGATTATAATGCCTGTGGGTCTTCATCGGCCCGTAACAACTTCCTGGTCATTCGTTATGCCGATGTGCTGCTCATGTATGCCGAAGCGCTGAACGAACTGAATGGGCCCAGTGCCGAAGCGTATAACGCCATCAATCTAGTCCGGGCGAGGGCACGAAAAGGGGCTTCGACGGGACCACAAGATCTGGCCGGACTAACACAGGCTCAGTTTCGCGACGCGGTATTGCAGGAACGAAGCTGGGAGCTGGCAGGCGAAGGGCATCGTCGGTGGGATCTGCTTCGGACGGGTAAATTACTGGCAGCCGCCCAGAAGCAAGGCTACGCAGTTACTGACAAATACCTGCTTTTCCCAATTCCGACGTTTGAACGGGATGCCAATCCAGCCTTAACCCAAAACCCTGGCTTTTAG
- a CDS encoding cupin domain-containing protein, with product MQTSKTAALKKGRTIINPILKDEVIFLETSRESNGVQTLVEVVLAPGGGNPLHYHEDFSEEFTCLEGELSIQLGKQIIRLKPGESATAPVLSRHRFFNQSQQPCRFRCRIAPGCPGFEQTLQLMYGLARDGQANAQGIPKNPYALGYTIMIGGTCMTGWMALLQPLLHWLGRQAIRKGIAAELQRRYLTIW from the coding sequence ATGCAAACGTCAAAAACGGCTGCGCTTAAGAAGGGGCGCACCATCATCAATCCAATTCTGAAAGACGAGGTTATATTTCTGGAAACCAGCCGCGAAAGCAATGGGGTTCAGACATTAGTTGAAGTAGTTTTAGCGCCCGGAGGAGGGAACCCCCTGCATTATCACGAGGATTTTTCGGAAGAGTTCACCTGTCTGGAAGGCGAACTGAGTATTCAACTGGGTAAACAGATCATTCGCCTGAAGCCCGGCGAGTCCGCTACTGCTCCTGTTTTAAGTAGGCATCGGTTTTTTAACCAAAGCCAGCAGCCTTGTCGGTTTCGATGCCGGATTGCACCCGGTTGCCCTGGTTTTGAACAAACGCTTCAACTAATGTATGGATTAGCCCGGGATGGTCAGGCGAATGCCCAGGGAATACCGAAAAACCCCTATGCCCTAGGGTATACAATTATGATCGGTGGGACCTGTATGACCGGCTGGATGGCGTTATTGCAACCCCTGCTACACTGGTTGGGTCGGCAGGCTATCCGAAAAGGTATTGCGGCTGAGTTACAGCGTCGTTATCTGACAATCTGGTAG
- a CDS encoding FAD-dependent oxidoreductase has translation MKSILALCLMLVCWTFQSFSPHQATTYDIVVYGGTPSGVIAAVAAAREGARVVLLEQTRHVGGLNTSGIGTAESEHMIEETISGLPLEFYQRLGKFYGLNGPTFYFESHVAEKTFLDLLKEANVTVAYDVFVQSATKRGTTIQSITLTNGNRYTGSVFIDATYEGDLMAKAGVSHTHGRENREQYGESLAGVRFIDTPIDASPYDDNGKLLPGFVERSTLTEGQASDRVMNYNFRLMMSTHADRRPFPKPAAYNPKRYLLLTRLLKNHPETKLRDIIDMYAWNYPKGKFETNNKQKAVISLGHFGGNVDYPEADYNRRKAIYDDHKAWTLGLMYYLANDPSVPDALRQETASYGFSADEFTDNENFPYYLYVREARRMIGAYIQTQKDILDERTKPDAICLGSHWIDSHHVQRVAVSKTQFVNEGRIWESITQPYEVSYRALTPKPNECTNLLVPVCVSASHVGFCSLRVESTWMQLGNSAGIAAAMAVRQKKAVQQLATRELQTNLRQKGVIISINHQTWNGTKDIK, from the coding sequence ATGAAATCTATTCTAGCCCTTTGTCTGATGCTGGTCTGCTGGACATTTCAGTCGTTTAGTCCGCATCAGGCAACCACGTATGATATTGTCGTTTATGGGGGCACGCCCAGTGGAGTTATTGCCGCTGTAGCAGCCGCCCGCGAAGGAGCCCGTGTCGTACTACTGGAGCAAACCCGACACGTAGGAGGCCTCAATACCAGCGGTATCGGTACGGCCGAATCCGAACACATGATCGAAGAAACCATTTCGGGCTTACCGCTGGAATTCTATCAACGGTTAGGGAAATTCTATGGTCTCAACGGCCCTACGTTTTATTTTGAATCCCACGTAGCCGAAAAAACGTTTCTGGATTTGTTAAAAGAAGCTAATGTAACGGTTGCGTACGATGTCTTTGTTCAATCAGCTACCAAACGGGGGACAACGATTCAGTCGATTACGTTAACCAACGGCAACCGCTACACAGGCTCCGTGTTTATCGACGCTACCTACGAAGGAGATCTGATGGCCAAAGCAGGGGTTTCGCATACGCATGGCCGCGAAAACCGGGAACAATACGGCGAGTCGCTGGCGGGTGTCCGGTTTATTGACACGCCCATTGATGCCTCGCCCTACGATGACAATGGCAAGCTACTTCCCGGCTTTGTCGAGCGATCTACCTTAACGGAAGGACAGGCTAGTGATCGGGTGATGAATTACAATTTCCGGCTCATGATGTCGACCCATGCCGACCGTCGCCCGTTTCCTAAACCGGCCGCGTATAACCCCAAACGGTACCTGTTGCTCACCCGGTTGCTCAAAAACCATCCCGAAACAAAACTGCGCGACATCATCGATATGTATGCCTGGAATTATCCGAAGGGCAAGTTTGAAACCAACAATAAGCAGAAGGCAGTCATTTCGCTCGGGCATTTCGGTGGGAATGTCGATTACCCCGAGGCTGATTATAACCGCCGGAAAGCAATCTATGACGACCATAAAGCCTGGACACTGGGGCTAATGTATTACCTGGCCAACGACCCATCGGTTCCGGACGCCTTACGCCAGGAAACCGCTTCGTATGGGTTCAGTGCCGATGAGTTTACCGATAACGAAAACTTCCCGTATTACCTGTACGTACGCGAAGCCCGGCGTATGATCGGTGCCTACATCCAGACGCAGAAAGATATTCTGGACGAACGAACGAAACCCGATGCCATTTGCCTGGGCTCACACTGGATCGACAGCCACCACGTGCAGCGGGTAGCCGTTTCGAAAACCCAATTTGTTAATGAGGGGCGCATCTGGGAGTCGATTACCCAACCGTACGAAGTATCGTACCGGGCCCTTACGCCTAAACCAAATGAATGTACCAACTTGCTGGTTCCGGTCTGTGTATCGGCTTCGCACGTAGGGTTTTGTTCATTACGGGTGGAATCGACCTGGATGCAACTGGGCAACAGCGCCGGTATCGCAGCGGCTATGGCAGTCCGTCAGAAAAAAGCTGTTCAGCAACTGGCCACCAGGGAATTGCAAACTAACCTACGGCAGAAAGGTGTCATCATTAGTATTAATCACCAGACCTGGAATGGTACCAAAGACATAAAATAA
- a CDS encoding TonB-dependent receptor yields MKKFRDSFTLFTLMKLTCLPLLITLVSVSLTAARDGMAQDLLNRPISIQFENRDLKTVLRRLEKAANIKFTYVPQVVETQQKVSVRASNDPLETVLERLLKPLNISYQVSGNYIVLRKEPTSSAMPTPDMMSVDQLITGSVADEKGEALPGVSVLLKGTQRGTTTNSQGTFQLAVPEKGSVLVFSFVGYQTQEVTIGNQTALSIRLITDDKALSEVVVIGYGAVKKRDLTGSVSSIGTNELKAQPISSFNQALQGRVSGVQVTNASNAPGGGVTIRVRGGNSISASNDPLYVIDGFPVTNPASAQGANGSANFPNVLSTINPNDIESIEVLKDASATAIYGSRGANGVVLVTTRRGKEGMSNIDFEAYYGVSNIAKMLNLATAEEQTALKNEQLRNLGFSERYGYTPAYPKKPSDYGVGTNWQKEIYRAAPMQNYQLSASGGTDKLRYLISGSYFNQDGIVITNNFKRYTGRMNLDAKLSNRLKIGTNFLVTYSINNGINEAGTNGPVGAARTISPASPVYDATGNWQLLNVGPGSGMASIPNPVAVLRTSTNVLYTSRVLGNVFAEYQILDGLTARVSVGTDLLTSRRNVFYTPQTLVANTLNGYGSNGNSSNVNLLNENTLTYTRTLNTNHAFDIVAGLTFQSNREDRTYQEAQNFANYTLGANNLGQGSVLIAPTTTVQKWGLNSYLGRVNYRFKDRYLFTLTGRIDGSSRFGTNNKYGFFPSGAFAWRVSDEPFLKSSPVVSDLKFRLSYGFTGNDGIGLYNSLSSYVTSRTVFGDTEVLTTQAYTIGNPDLRWEKTGQFDAGVDLGFLNNRFQVTADYYIKTTTDLLLAIDLPATTGFTTVTRNIGSLQNHGFELGISSVNTTGQVKWTTSGNLSFNRNKVLKLADADQYLVTDPNTGMQTIVKVGEPIGSFYGRVFDGVWQSTDAVKAAGTLAQTGDLGGAPRFKDVNGDGVFNNTTDRTIIGNGLPKFIYGLTNTVSYKGLDLSVFIQGVQGNQIFNYTRSVTETDPGATPLKSFIDDHWQTDKPSNNRPSARQWNISNSSYLIENGSFLRVKNISLGYRLPIKTKAIKAARVYISGQNLLTFTQYSGYDPEVNSNFNSNTTYGIDNFAYPISRTYTIGGTLTF; encoded by the coding sequence ATGAAAAAATTCCGGGATTCCTTTACCCTCTTTACCCTTATGAAACTCACCTGTTTACCGTTACTCATTACCCTGGTTTCGGTCAGCCTGACAGCCGCCCGGGACGGTATGGCGCAGGATTTATTGAATCGACCGATTTCCATTCAATTCGAGAATCGGGATTTAAAAACCGTACTCCGCCGACTCGAAAAAGCGGCTAATATCAAATTCACCTACGTACCTCAGGTGGTTGAAACGCAGCAGAAAGTATCGGTTCGGGCCAGCAACGACCCACTCGAAACGGTACTGGAACGACTACTTAAGCCTTTGAATATTAGCTATCAGGTGTCTGGCAATTACATCGTATTGCGAAAGGAACCAACCAGTTCGGCAATGCCCACGCCCGACATGATGTCCGTCGATCAGCTCATTACCGGCTCCGTAGCAGATGAAAAGGGCGAAGCGCTTCCGGGTGTTAGTGTTCTGCTGAAAGGAACCCAACGCGGTACAACCACCAACAGCCAGGGTACGTTTCAGCTTGCCGTTCCCGAAAAAGGGTCTGTGCTGGTGTTCAGCTTCGTCGGCTACCAAACCCAGGAAGTTACCATTGGAAATCAAACCGCCCTCTCCATTCGCTTAATCACGGACGACAAGGCACTTAGCGAGGTCGTTGTCATTGGCTACGGTGCGGTCAAGAAACGCGACCTGACTGGCTCCGTAAGCTCTATCGGAACTAATGAGCTTAAAGCACAACCGATTTCGTCGTTCAATCAGGCGCTCCAGGGCCGGGTCAGTGGTGTACAGGTTACCAATGCCTCGAATGCGCCCGGTGGTGGAGTAACGATCCGTGTGCGGGGAGGCAATTCGATTTCAGCCAGTAACGACCCGCTGTATGTGATCGATGGCTTTCCCGTAACCAATCCGGCATCGGCTCAGGGGGCTAACGGCTCGGCCAATTTCCCGAACGTATTGTCGACCATCAACCCCAATGATATTGAGAGTATTGAAGTCCTGAAAGATGCATCGGCTACGGCTATTTACGGATCAAGAGGGGCCAATGGTGTAGTGCTGGTAACGACCCGACGGGGTAAAGAGGGCATGTCGAATATCGATTTCGAAGCGTATTATGGCGTATCCAACATTGCAAAGATGCTCAATCTGGCTACGGCCGAAGAGCAAACGGCCCTCAAAAACGAACAGTTGCGCAACCTCGGCTTTTCAGAACGCTACGGCTACACACCTGCCTACCCAAAAAAGCCATCGGACTATGGCGTCGGTACCAACTGGCAGAAGGAGATTTACCGGGCCGCACCTATGCAGAACTACCAGCTTTCAGCTTCGGGTGGAACCGACAAGCTCCGGTACCTGATCAGTGGCAGTTATTTCAACCAGGATGGGATTGTGATTACCAACAATTTCAAACGGTATACCGGGCGTATGAACCTGGATGCCAAACTCAGCAATCGGCTGAAGATCGGCACCAATTTTCTGGTTACCTATAGCATCAACAACGGCATCAACGAAGCCGGAACCAACGGGCCCGTTGGTGCTGCCCGGACCATTTCGCCAGCCAGCCCGGTCTATGACGCTACCGGAAACTGGCAATTGCTGAATGTTGGTCCCGGCTCAGGCATGGCCAGTATTCCCAATCCGGTGGCCGTACTCCGCACCTCGACCAACGTATTGTATACCAGTCGAGTGCTGGGAAACGTATTTGCTGAATATCAGATTCTGGACGGTCTAACCGCTCGGGTCAGCGTTGGTACCGATCTGCTCACCAGCCGGCGCAACGTATTCTACACACCCCAAACGCTGGTAGCCAACACCTTAAACGGCTATGGTTCCAATGGAAATTCCAGCAACGTGAATCTCTTAAATGAAAATACGCTGACCTATACGCGTACGCTGAACACCAACCATGCCTTCGACATTGTGGCCGGACTTACTTTCCAGTCGAACCGCGAAGACCGCACGTATCAGGAAGCGCAGAATTTCGCCAACTATACGCTGGGTGCCAATAACCTAGGGCAAGGTTCGGTATTGATCGCTCCGACCACGACAGTTCAAAAATGGGGGCTGAACTCGTATCTGGGTCGGGTCAATTATCGGTTCAAAGACCGCTATCTGTTTACGCTAACGGGCCGGATCGATGGTTCTTCCCGGTTTGGCACGAACAACAAGTATGGCTTCTTCCCATCAGGAGCCTTTGCCTGGCGGGTATCCGACGAACCCTTCCTGAAATCGAGCCCGGTAGTAAGTGATCTGAAATTCCGATTGAGCTACGGCTTTACAGGTAACGATGGTATTGGGTTGTACAATTCGCTGTCTTCCTACGTAACCTCCCGCACCGTCTTTGGCGATACTGAAGTACTTACGACACAGGCATATACGATAGGCAATCCCGATCTGCGCTGGGAGAAAACCGGCCAGTTTGATGCGGGTGTCGATCTGGGGTTCCTCAACAATCGCTTTCAGGTAACAGCCGACTATTACATCAAGACGACCACCGATCTGCTCCTGGCCATTGATCTCCCCGCCACCACGGGCTTCACCACCGTAACCCGCAACATTGGCAGTCTACAGAACCACGGCTTTGAGCTAGGCATTTCGTCGGTCAATACGACCGGCCAGGTTAAATGGACAACCTCCGGCAATCTGTCGTTCAACCGCAACAAAGTCCTGAAACTAGCCGATGCCGATCAGTATCTGGTTACCGACCCGAATACCGGTATGCAAACCATTGTGAAAGTAGGTGAGCCCATTGGCTCGTTCTATGGGCGCGTGTTCGATGGGGTCTGGCAATCGACCGATGCGGTTAAAGCTGCCGGAACACTGGCGCAAACGGGCGATCTGGGTGGTGCTCCTCGTTTTAAAGATGTGAACGGCGACGGCGTTTTCAACAACACAACCGATCGGACTATCATTGGCAACGGCTTACCCAAGTTTATTTATGGCCTGACGAACACCGTCTCCTACAAAGGGTTGGATTTGTCAGTATTCATTCAGGGTGTACAGGGCAATCAGATTTTCAACTACACCCGCAGCGTTACCGAAACCGACCCCGGCGCCACACCGCTGAAAAGCTTTATCGACGACCACTGGCAAACCGATAAGCCTTCCAACAACCGCCCGTCGGCCCGGCAGTGGAACATTTCGAACAGTTCGTACCTGATCGAAAATGGCTCTTTCCTACGGGTAAAAAACATCTCGCTGGGGTATCGGCTGCCCATTAAAACAAAAGCTATCAAAGCGGCACGGGTGTACATCAGCGGGCAAAACCTGCTCACGTTCACCCAGTATTCAGGCTATGACCCGGAGGTAAACTCGAATTTTAACAGTAATACCACCTACGGGATCGACAATTTTGCCTACCCGATTTCCCGTACCTACACGATTGGTGGCACCCTTACTTTCTGA
- a CDS encoding DUF4468 domain-containing protein — MNSLFLTVLAAGLFLVGSVQAQCPPTLTNGKLHGILPVMNQAVTYTEVVDCGSVSQAELFRRARLWLMQSSHAANDNVSLSDKETGDLVGRMTQVVTLPRSESSAGGVYSFRYSFIVECTNRKYRATITQITVEDAGSARSTPIELYCQKGDKDLQAIYAELDKQVKNTLTLLQENVKNYKPF, encoded by the coding sequence ATGAACTCCCTCTTTCTTACCGTTTTGGCCGCCGGATTATTCCTTGTTGGGTCGGTACAGGCGCAGTGCCCACCCACACTGACGAATGGAAAGTTACACGGCATACTACCTGTTATGAATCAGGCCGTCACCTATACCGAAGTCGTTGATTGCGGAAGCGTATCCCAGGCCGAGTTGTTTCGTAGAGCCCGTCTGTGGCTTATGCAGTCGAGCCATGCAGCAAACGACAACGTTTCGCTGAGTGACAAGGAAACGGGCGATCTGGTCGGTCGTATGACGCAGGTGGTAACGTTACCCCGCTCAGAGAGTTCGGCCGGTGGCGTCTATTCGTTCCGCTACAGCTTTATTGTAGAATGTACCAACCGAAAATACCGGGCCACCATCACGCAAATTACGGTTGAGGACGCCGGAAGCGCTCGGTCGACGCCTATCGAGCTATATTGTCAGAAAGGCGACAAAGATCTTCAGGCTATTTACGCAGAGCTTGATAAACAGGTTAAAAATACGCTGACCCTCCTGCAGGAAAACGTGAAAAATTACAAACCGTTTTAA
- a CDS encoding FecR family protein: protein MQHYRDYTVEELAQDTFFQRSVRQPTVETDAFWNGFLEHYPEKQAVVATARAFLQAVENIQRLPTQEQGTRMWAGIQHQIQDIDTVEPTIEPIQRTIGFRWSWVAAAAVLLMIGFGWWFMAETSSNDRSVSQHEWGLGTNKSLIERVNESDSPLTVHLIDGSQVVLQPKSRLRYPQTFDSTKREIYLEGEGFFEVAHNTQQPFLVYTGKVITQVVGTSFTIKATPKTPTISVAVRTGKVAVYTLKALLEAAKNQGNINDRLLLTPNQQAIFDTRSEKLTKRLVDEPALLKQPGTSQYFVFENAPVNQVFHKLEQAYGVTIQYDTTTFNHCSLTAPLGNEPLFRKLDIICQTIGATYEVWGTRIVITGPGCQAPHSN from the coding sequence ATGCAGCATTACCGTGATTATACGGTTGAAGAATTAGCGCAGGATACCTTTTTTCAGCGGTCGGTCCGTCAGCCAACCGTCGAGACCGATGCATTCTGGAACGGTTTTCTGGAGCATTACCCCGAAAAGCAAGCCGTTGTCGCTACAGCCAGAGCCTTTTTACAGGCAGTCGAGAACATCCAGCGATTACCTACGCAGGAGCAGGGTACGCGAATGTGGGCGGGTATTCAGCATCAGATTCAGGACATTGATACGGTTGAGCCAACCATCGAACCCATACAGCGCACGATTGGCTTCCGATGGAGCTGGGTGGCTGCTGCGGCTGTGCTCCTGATGATTGGCTTCGGCTGGTGGTTTATGGCAGAAACCAGTTCCAACGACCGATCAGTATCGCAGCACGAATGGGGGCTCGGTACGAACAAATCGCTGATAGAACGGGTCAATGAATCGGATTCTCCCCTTACCGTTCACCTGATCGATGGTAGTCAGGTGGTGTTACAACCAAAAAGCCGACTCCGTTACCCCCAAACGTTTGATTCGACCAAACGGGAGATTTACCTGGAGGGTGAAGGTTTTTTTGAAGTCGCCCACAATACGCAACAGCCCTTTCTAGTCTATACAGGTAAGGTGATAACGCAGGTGGTCGGCACGAGTTTTACGATTAAGGCTACACCGAAAACCCCAACCATATCCGTGGCGGTTCGGACTGGGAAAGTGGCCGTTTATACGTTAAAAGCCTTGCTGGAAGCCGCAAAAAATCAGGGTAACATCAACGATCGGTTGTTGTTGACGCCTAATCAGCAGGCTATTTTCGATACCCGCAGTGAAAAACTTACCAAACGCCTGGTCGATGAGCCCGCTCTCTTAAAACAACCCGGTACAAGTCAGTATTTTGTGTTCGAGAATGCGCCGGTCAACCAGGTTTTCCACAAGTTGGAGCAGGCTTACGGCGTCACTATTCAGTACGACACCACCACGTTCAACCATTGCAGCCTGACCGCACCACTGGGCAACGAACCCCTTTTCAGGAAGTTAGATATTATCTGCCAGACGATTGGCGCTACGTATGAAGTCTGGGGCACCCGGATTGTGATTACCGGCCCTGGCTGTCAGGCACCTCATTCAAATTAG
- a CDS encoding RNA polymerase sigma factor has protein sequence MAGDLHSEWQSDEQLWSALKLDDQAAFAELYQRFYAILYSYGYKVADNTALVEDAIQDLFVDIWRMRRSIALAQSVKFYLFRSLRRKIHHLGKQEHGLDIELTETNQSVSSDYSAEQALISQEQQSQLIDRLTQALAKLPQREQEVITLRFYQSFKNEEIAQIMGITEKSVRNTLHKALSHLRAQAPYLAPLLGFLLWWLS, from the coding sequence TTGGCTGGCGATTTACATAGCGAATGGCAGTCGGATGAGCAGCTCTGGAGCGCCCTGAAACTGGACGATCAGGCGGCTTTTGCTGAACTGTACCAGCGCTTTTATGCCATTTTATACAGCTATGGATACAAAGTAGCCGACAATACCGCGCTGGTCGAAGATGCCATTCAGGATTTGTTCGTCGACATCTGGCGAATGCGCCGTTCAATTGCACTGGCCCAATCGGTCAAATTTTATCTGTTCCGGTCGCTCAGGCGGAAGATTCACCACCTGGGCAAACAAGAACATGGGCTTGACATCGAGCTAACCGAAACCAATCAGTCGGTATCAAGCGACTACTCGGCCGAGCAAGCGCTAATTAGTCAGGAACAGCAGTCTCAACTGATTGACCGTTTAACCCAGGCGTTAGCCAAACTCCCCCAACGCGAGCAGGAAGTCATTACACTCCGCTTCTACCAGAGTTTCAAAAATGAAGAAATCGCCCAGATCATGGGCATTACCGAAAAATCGGTTCGCAACACGCTTCATAAAGCCCTAAGTCATCTACGCGCTCAGGCGCCTTATCTGGCTCCCTTACTGGGTTTTCTGCTTTGGTGGCTCTCCTGA
- a CDS encoding alpha/beta hydrolase has translation MSRLRLLWQIPLILFVLIVVLILVNEYAIARSSRRINDIPYRPTNAPGYDVERNSLDVYAPTGNPSRSKPVVMFIHGGSWSSGSKNIYAFIGRRLAKLGVVAVLINYRLAPAVEVPDMAADCAEAVRWVSQHIAEYGGDSSRIFLMGHSAGAGLAALLATDDQILAKVGMSPNPVKGVILDDPAGLDMFDYLSRMDYPNDEQYLIPFGKKPAVWRSVSALYSLTAHTPPMLVYVGDQTYPSIIKSTRLFLQRLEALGVNHEFTRMPNKKHVGMVTQLFWKNNIIYRDLLAFVGAKR, from the coding sequence ATGTCCCGTCTGCGATTGCTCTGGCAAATTCCCCTTATACTGTTTGTGCTTATTGTTGTGTTGATCCTGGTGAATGAATATGCCATTGCCCGTTCCAGCCGACGTATTAACGATATTCCTTACCGACCAACCAACGCGCCCGGTTATGATGTCGAGCGCAATAGTCTGGATGTCTATGCCCCTACCGGCAATCCATCCCGGTCAAAACCTGTGGTCATGTTTATTCACGGGGGTAGTTGGAGCAGTGGTAGCAAGAATATCTATGCGTTTATAGGCCGCCGTTTGGCCAAACTGGGTGTGGTGGCTGTGCTGATCAATTACCGATTGGCGCCCGCTGTTGAAGTGCCTGATATGGCGGCCGATTGTGCAGAGGCCGTTCGTTGGGTGAGCCAGCATATTGCCGAATACGGAGGTGATTCGTCGCGTATTTTTCTGATGGGACATTCGGCTGGAGCCGGGTTAGCCGCCTTACTGGCTACCGACGACCAGATTCTGGCTAAAGTAGGTATGTCGCCCAATCCTGTGAAAGGAGTGATTCTTGATGATCCGGCCGGGTTAGATATGTTTGACTACCTCAGCCGAATGGACTACCCTAATGATGAGCAGTACCTGATTCCTTTCGGGAAAAAACCGGCTGTCTGGCGGAGTGTATCAGCTTTATATTCATTGACGGCCCATACGCCCCCCATGCTGGTATATGTAGGAGACCAAACCTATCCGAGCATCATTAAAAGTACCCGACTATTTCTTCAGCGGCTCGAAGCACTGGGTGTTAACCATGAGTTTACCAGGATGCCCAATAAAAAGCACGTTGGCATGGTTACGCAGTTGTTCTGGAAAAACAACATTATCTACCGTGATTTGCTGGCTTTTGTCGGGGCAAAACGTTGA